The window CGCTGGCCGTGCGCCGATGGGGTCTGCACGGCGCACTCTTGGCGGTACCGATCGTGCCGTGCGCATTCTCGGCCTGGCAGTTGTGGGCCGGTTGGCCGACCTACGCGACCATCAACCTTGACGTGGCCGAGGCCTGGCGCGACGTGGCGGCGCTGTCCGGGGTCGTGATCGCGACGGGGTCGGCGTGGCTGATGGGCCGCGCGCTGCTGGCACCGGCACCCAACCCGGCCGTTGCTGCGGCGCCCGCGGCGGTGAGTGAAGAACTGAGCGGCGCGCTCACCGGCTGATTCAGGATGTGCGGCGTAGCAACGCCAGAAACATCGCGTCGGTGCCGTGCCGGTGGGGCCAGAGTTGTACGAAGGGACCGTCCGCTGCATCGGGCACCCCCGGCAGGTGGGCGGCGGCATCCAGCAACTCGGTGGTCACCCCGTCCTGCTCGGACACGCGGCGGGCGGCCCGCACCACGCCGTGGGTTTCCCCGAGGTGTGGCGAGCAGGTCGCATAGCCGACGACACCGCCGGGACGGGCCGCGGCCAGCGCGCGAACCAACAAATCGCGTTGGGTGTTGAACAACCGACCGACGTCGCCGGGCTGGCGACGCCAACGGGCCTCGGGACGCCGGCGTAAGGCGCCCAGGCCGGTGCACGGCGCGTCCACCAGCACCCGGTCGAATGTGGCGTCCGCCCAGGCCGGGGCGGTGCCGTTGGCGATCACCGGGTACGCAGCGCCGCCGGCCAGCGCGGCGGCGACCAGGCGGGCGCGGTGCGGGGCGAGGTCAGCGGCCAGCAGCCGGGCGCCGCGTTGGCCGGCCAGCCCGGCCAGCAGTGCGGCCTTGCCGCCGGGCCCGGCGCAGGTGTCCAGCCAGCGGGCGTCCGGGCCGTCCACGTCGACGTTGGCCAACGCCAGGGTGACCAGTTGGCTGCCCTCGTCCTGTACGCCCACTGCGCCGGTGCGAACCCCGTCGAGCGCGGCGGGGTCCCCGCCCGGCAACACCGCGGCCAGCGGTGACCAGCGGCCGGGGGCGGCGCCGGCGGCGAGCAGGTCGTCCCGGTCGGCCCGGCCGGGACGGGCGACCAGGGTGACCCGGGCCGGCTCGTTGTCCGCCGCCAACGTCGCCTCGGTCTGTGCCCAGTCCCCGCCCAGCGCGTCGGCGAAGGCGGCGACCACCCAGCGCGGGTGGGCGTGACGGAACGCCAGATACTCCGCCGGGTCGACGTCGCGGGCGGGCGCCAGCCGGGCGGCCCAGCCGTCCAGGTCGTGCTCGCCGACCCGCCGGAGCACGGCGTTGACGAAGCCGGCCGGGCCCTCGCCGACCGCGGCCCGGCACAGCGCGACCGACGAGGACACCGCGGCGTGCGGCGGGGTGCGCAGGGCGAGCAGTTGATGGGCCCCCAGGCGCAGCACGTCACGCACCGCGGGCTCCGGCGCCCGTTGCACGCAGGCGTCGATAACGCGGTCATAGCTGCCCTGCCCGCGCAACGTGCCGTAGCCCAGTTCGGTGGCGAACGCGGCATCCCGGCCGGTCAGCCCGCGCTCGCGGAGCAGTTGCGGCAGCACCAGGTTGGCGTAGGCGTCGCGTTCCCGGACCGCGACCAGCAGATCGAACGCGGCGCGCCGTGCGGGGTCGGCCGGGGTGCCGGGTCGCCGCGGCGCGGTCGCGGCCGCCGCGCGCCCGCGTCGGGGCGGGGTCACGAGTCGGTGCCGAGCAGGTCGCCGGATTCGATGCGGGCACCGCGGGCCCAGTCCGCGGCGGGCATCGGACGCTTGCCGGGCGCGGTGATCTCGCCGAGCAGCACGGCATGGGTGGCGGTGCCGACGAGCACCTCCTTACGACCGACCAGCAACTCGCCGGGCTTCAGGTCGCGTTGATCCGGTCGCGGTGTCACCGGACCGATGCGCAGCCGGTCGTCCCCGCGCACGGTCCACGCCGCCGGGTTCGGCGTGCAGCCGCGGATCAGGCGGTCCACCCGCATGGCGGGCGCGGTCCAGTCGATACGGGCGTTGTCCACGGTGATCTTCGGCGCGAATGACACTCCGTCAGATGATTGGGGCAGCGGCTCCAACCGGCCCTGTTCGACGCCGTCCAGGGTGGCCAGCAGCAGCCCGGCGCCGGCCACGGCGAGCCGGTCCAGCAGGTCACCGGAGGTGTCGTCGGGACCGATGGTCTCGGTGAGCACGCCGAACACCGGGCCCGCGTCGAGTTCCTTGACGATCCGGAACGTGCTGGCCCCGGTGACCTCGTCCCCGGCGATCACCGCGTGCTGCACCGGGGCGGCGCCGCGCCAGGCGGGCAGCAAGGAGAAGTGCAGGTTGATCCAGCCGTGCTCGGGGATGGCCAGGATCGATTCCGGCAGCAGTCCGCCGTAGGCGACGACCGGGCAACAGTCCGGCGCGAGCTTCCTCAGCCGCGCGTGGAACTCCGGGTCGCGTGGTCCCGGCGGGCGCAACACCTCCAGGCCGGTGTCCAGTGCGACCCGGGCGACCGGACTGGGCGTCAGGGCGCGGCCGCGACCGGCCGGTGCGTCGGGACGGGTGAGCACGCCGAGCACCTCGTGCGGGGAGTCCAGCAGTGCGTGCAGCGACGGCACCGCCACCTCGGGCGTGCCCGCGAACAGCACTCTCATCTCAGGTGGCGCGTCCGGCGGTGGCATGCGGCGAGATCCGCACCCGGGGCGCGTCCTCGCCGTTCCACTGCGCCTCGCGGATCGCCCGCAAGGCCTGCTTGCGGGTCTCGTCGTCGAGCCGGTCGATGAACAGGATGCCGTCCAGGTGGTCGGTCTCGTGTTGCACGCAGCGGGCCAGCAGGTGCGAGCCGACCAGGGTGATCGGTTCGCCGTACATGTTCTGGCCGGTGGCCACCACGCTCAGCGCCCTGGTGGTCGGGAAGCTGAGACCGGGCAGCGACAGGCAGCCCTCGCCGCCATCCTGCTGCTCCTCGGAGAGCTCCAATGCCGGGTTGACCACGTGCCCGAGTTCGCCGTCCACCCAATAGGTGAACACCCGCAGGCTCACCCCGAGCTGCGGCGCGGCCAGCCCGGCGCCCGGGGCCTCCTGCATGGTGTCGGTGAGGTCTGCGACGAGCTGACGAAGTTCGGTGTCGAACTCGGTCACCGCTGCCGCCGGGCTGCGCAGCACCGGGTCGCCGAACAAGCGGATGGGTTGGATCGCCACGCGCGACATCGCTCCTGATCGAGAGGTATTTGGCGGGCAGTCTAGGCGGGTGGGCGTGCGTGCGGCAGGTGACGAGGCGTCAGCCGATCTCGACCGGGTCGATCTGGATGCGTACCGCGGCGCCGGACTTGCGGGCGCTGCGCACCCCGGCGGCGCCGTGCAGGGCGGCGGACAGCGCCATGCCCTGACTACGGGGCACCCGCAGTACCGCACGGAAGGTCGGGGACGCCGTACCGGGCACCGCCACCGGGCCGAGGATCTCGGTATTCGTGGGCAGTGCGGCCAGCGTGAGCATCTCCTGGACCGTGTCGGACGATCCGGTGAGCGTGGCCAGCCGGACGGCGGGCGGAAAACCGGCCGCAGTGCGGTCGTCGATCTCCCGGGTGGCGAAGCCGAACGGATCCCAGCGCACCAGGGCCTGCGCGGCCCGGGTGTTGCCCTCGGCCATCAGCACCACCGTGCCGCCCGGACGCACCAGCGCGGCGGCGTTCAGCCAGCGCCGCAGCGTTTCCTCGGCCGCGCGTAGGTCGGCACGGCCGAGCATCAGGTTGCCGTCCAGCAACAGCGCTGCCGCGTAGCCGCCGGCCACCGTGGGCTCCGCGCCCGGGGTGGCCACGACCAGTGCGCTCCCGGCCGGGATCTCGTCCGGACCGTTGCCCGTGAAGAGGGCTCCCTCGCTGACGCTTGGGGGGCCGACCATGCGCACCGGGGTACCAAGAAAGGCACGGCCCAATTCCTCCGCGGTGCGCGCGGCGCCGATGACCAGGGCGCGAAATGCGGTGCCGGTGCACTCCGGGCAGGTCCAGCCCTCCGCGCCCCGTCCGCACCACCCGCAGCGGGCCCCGGATTCCGACGAGCCCAGTCCCAGTGGGCCCTGACAGGTGGTGCACCGGGCCGGGGTCCGGCAGCGGACGCAGGCGACCACCGGCAGGTAGCCGCGGCGGGGCACCTGAATCAGCACCGGACCCTCGGCCAGCCCCGCCCGTGCCGCCTGCCAGGCCTCGCTGGGCAGCCGGGCCGCGCGGGCCGCGGGGTCCCGGGCCAATTCGGTGTCGCTGCCCGCGACGCGCACCCTTGGGGTGCGGGCGCGTAGCGCGTCGCGATGGGGGGTGAGCATGCGGGCCCAGCCGCTCTGCACCAGCCCGACGGCCTCGGCGGTGACCGCGTGCCCGCCGAACAGGGCGGCCGCGTCGCCGTGGTGGGCCCGCATGCACAGCACCTCACGCACGTGCGGGTAGGGCGCGCGGGGCTCGGCGTGCAAGTCGTCGCCGTCGTCCCAACATGCCACCAACCCGAGGTCGGCGACGGGGGCGAACATGGCTGCCCGGGTACCGATGACCACGCGGATTTGGCCGCGGCGCACCGCCAACCAGCGTTTGTACCGCTCGGCCGGGCCGAGATCCGCGGTCAGCGCGACGTGCCGGCCGGGTCCGAGCACTGCGTCCAGGGCCGCGCCCAGCGGGCGCAATTCGCGAGCGTCCGGGACGACGACCAGCGCGCCGCGGCCGGCCGCCGCGGTGGTGGCCACGGCAGCGGCGATCGGCGGGTACCAGTCGGTGCCCGGCATCGCCGCCCACACCGCGCGCGGGGAACGCCGCTCGGCCAGGGCCGAGATGAAGGTCGCACCAGGTTCGTAGTCGGCCCAGCGCTGCGCCCACGCCTCGTCCATGGCCGGGAGCGCCGGGGCGGGTGGCACCTCGGCCTGTTCGGTGCGGGCATGCCGCGGTGGGATGGCCAGCCGCAGCACATCGGCCGGCGTGCCCGCCCAGCGCGCGGCGACCTCGCGAGCCAGCGCCAGCACCTCGGGGGTCAACACCGGCTCGGGTGAGATGAC of the Sporichthyaceae bacterium genome contains:
- the fmt gene encoding methionyl-tRNA formyltransferase; this encodes MRVLFAGTPEVAVPSLHALLDSPHEVLGVLTRPDAPAGRGRALTPSPVARVALDTGLEVLRPPGPRDPEFHARLRKLAPDCCPVVAYGGLLPESILAIPEHGWINLHFSLLPAWRGAAPVQHAVIAGDEVTGASTFRIVKELDAGPVFGVLTETIGPDDTSGDLLDRLAVAGAGLLLATLDGVEQGRLEPLPQSSDGVSFAPKITVDNARIDWTAPAMRVDRLIRGCTPNPAAWTVRGDDRLRIGPVTPRPDQRDLKPGELLVGRKEVLVGTATHAVLLGEITAPGKRPMPAADWARGARIESGDLLGTDS
- the def gene encoding peptide deformylase produces the protein MAIQPIRLFGDPVLRSPAAAVTEFDTELRQLVADLTDTMQEAPGAGLAAPQLGVSLRVFTYWVDGELGHVVNPALELSEEQQDGGEGCLSLPGLSFPTTRALSVVATGQNMYGEPITLVGSHLLARCVQHETDHLDGILFIDRLDDETRKQALRAIREAQWNGEDAPRVRISPHATAGRAT
- a CDS encoding transcription antitermination factor NusB, with translation MTPPRRGRAAAATAPRRPGTPADPARRAAFDLLVAVRERDAYANLVLPQLLRERGLTGRDAAFATELGYGTLRGQGSYDRVIDACVQRAPEPAVRDVLRLGAHQLLALRTPPHAAVSSSVALCRAAVGEGPAGFVNAVLRRVGEHDLDGWAARLAPARDVDPAEYLAFRHAHPRWVVAAFADALGGDWAQTEATLAADNEPARVTLVARPGRADRDDLLAAGAAPGRWSPLAAVLPGGDPAALDGVRTGAVGVQDEGSQLVTLALANVDVDGPDARWLDTCAGPGGKAALLAGLAGQRGARLLAADLAPHRARLVAAALAGGAAYPVIANGTAPAWADATFDRVLVDAPCTGLGALRRRPEARWRRQPGDVGRLFNTQRDLLVRALAAARPGGVVGYATCSPHLGETHGVVRAARRVSEQDGVTTELLDAAAHLPGVPDAADGPFVQLWPHRHGTDAMFLALLRRTS
- a CDS encoding primosome assembly protein PriA (binding of PriA to forked DNA starts the assembly of the primosome, also possesses 3'-5' helicase activity), encoding VISPEPVLTPEVLALAREVAARWAGTPADVLRLAIPPRHARTEQAEVPPAPALPAMDEAWAQRWADYEPGATFISALAERRSPRAVWAAMPGTDWYPPIAAAVATTAAAGRGALVVVPDARELRPLGAALDAVLGPGRHVALTADLGPAERYKRWLAVRRGQIRVVIGTRAAMFAPVADLGLVACWDDGDDLHAEPRAPYPHVREVLCMRAHHGDAAALFGGHAVTAEAVGLVQSGWARMLTPHRDALRARTPRVRVAGSDTELARDPAARAARLPSEAWQAARAGLAEGPVLIQVPRRGYLPVVACVRCRTPARCTTCQGPLGLGSSESGARCGWCGRGAEGWTCPECTGTAFRALVIGAARTAEELGRAFLGTPVRMVGPPSVSEGALFTGNGPDEIPAGSALVVATPGAEPTVAGGYAAALLLDGNLMLGRADLRAAEETLRRWLNAAALVRPGGTVVLMAEGNTRAAQALVRWDPFGFATREIDDRTAAGFPPAVRLATLTGSSDTVQEMLTLAALPTNTEILGPVAVPGTASPTFRAVLRVPRSQGMALSAALHGAAGVRSARKSGAAVRIQIDPVEIG